The Amphiprion ocellaris isolate individual 3 ecotype Okinawa chromosome 6, ASM2253959v1, whole genome shotgun sequence genome contains a region encoding:
- the gcnt4a gene encoding beta-1,3-galactosyl-O-glycosyl-glycoprotein beta-1,6-N-acetylglucosaminyltransferase 4, whose product MKIRCAHYIHRVRHRCFLLSLSLLLVCLLKLVYIKGTVRGSVYIEPYGITVSLSRIQNHRYDVNCTAIYELDPVEIGKAHVIKRKAIFDMDDDSMVSLTSDCQTFIKTRGYNAVPVLDAERSFPLAYTLVVHKNAPMVERILHAIYAPHNIYCIHYDQKSSPAFIKAIINLAQCIPHVFIASKVESVEYAHISRLNADLNCLSDLLRSEVKWNYVINLCGQDFPLKSNYELVLELKQLNGSNMLESSRPSELKKQRFSFQHELKSVPYEYHRIPVKTAVAKDVPPHGIEVFIGSAYFVLSWDFVNYISSSQVAKDFLAWSADTYSPDEHFWATLVRVPGVPGHIPRSEADITDLRSKTRLVKWNYLEGVLYPACTGTHMRSVCIYGAAELRWLLNYGHWFANKFDPKVDPILIKCLEEKLMEKRQYAQK is encoded by the coding sequence ATGAAAATAAGATGCGCCCACTACATTCATAGAGTGAGACACAGGTGCTTCCTGCTTTCTCTATCTCTGCTGTTGGTCTGTCTACTCAAGCTGGTCTACATTAAAGGGACAGTGAGAGGCAGCGTCTACATTGAGCCATATGGAATTACTGTCAGCTTGTCCAGAATCCAGAATCACAGGTATGATGTCAACTGCACTGCAATCTATGAGCTTGACCCTGTGGAGATAGGCAAAGCTCATGTGATAAAACGGAAGGCCATTTTTGACATGGATGATGATAGCATGGTCAGTTTGACCTCAGACTGCCAAACATTTATCAAAACAAGGGGTTACAATGCAGTTCCAGTGTTGGATGCAGAGCGGAGTTTCCCATTGGCTTACACTCTTGTGGTGCACAAGAATGCACCTATGGTGGAGCGCATTCTTCATGCTATCTATGCACCTCATAACATCTACTGCATTCACTATGATCAGAAGTCATCTCCAGCATTTATAAAAGCCATTATAAACCTGGCTCAGTGTATTCCACATGTGTTCATTGCATCCAAAGTAGAGTCTGTGGAATATGCGCACATCTCCAGACTCAATGCTGACCTCAACTGTCTCTCAGACTTGCTGAGGTCAGAAGTCAAGTGGAACTATGTCATCAATCTGTGTGGTCAGGACTTTCCTCTCAAGTCAAACTATGAACTGGTTTTAGAGCTGAAGCAGCTGAATGGCAGCAACATGCTGGAGTCCAGTCGTCCCAGTGAACTCAAGAAACAGCGCTTCAGCTTTCAGCATGAGCTGAAAAGTGTGCCTTATGAGTACCATCGTATTCCTGTCAAAACCGCAGTGGCCAAAGATGTTCCTCCTCACGGCATCGAGGTGTTCATCGGGAGTGCATATTTTGTTCTGTCATGGGATTTTGTGAATTACATTAGCAGCAGCCAGGTAGCGAAGGACTTTCTGGCGTGGTCTGCTGACACATACTCACCAGATGAACACTTCTGGGCCACTCTTGTCAGGGTGCCTGGGGTACCAGGACACATTCCCAGATCAGAAGCAGACATTACAGATTTGAGAAGTAAGACCAGACTAGTCAAATGGAATTATTTAGAAGGAGTCCTTTACCCAGCCTGCACAGGTACACACATGCGCAGTGTTTGTATCTATGGAGCTGCTGAACTTCGCTGGCTCCTTAACTATGGCCACTGGTTTGCTAACAAATTTGATCCCAAAGTGGACCCAATCCTGATTAAGTGCTTGGAGGAAAAGCTGATGGAAAAACGACAGTATGCGCAAAAATAG